From Ramlibacter tataouinensis, the proteins below share one genomic window:
- a CDS encoding TfoX/Sxy family protein, with the protein MAAKDAFALYCAELLSAVGPARVKRMFGGHGLYVDELFIAIVTGDALFLKADPTTEPAFAAAGCRMFEYEARGKTMRLHYWSVPAEAMDSPALMAPWAQRAVEAALRARAPVRRGKRTLKI; encoded by the coding sequence ATGGCCGCCAAGGATGCGTTCGCACTCTACTGCGCCGAGCTGCTCTCGGCCGTCGGGCCGGCGCGCGTCAAGCGCATGTTCGGCGGCCACGGCCTGTACGTCGACGAGCTCTTCATCGCGATCGTCACCGGCGACGCGCTCTTCCTGAAGGCAGATCCAACCACGGAGCCTGCGTTCGCGGCGGCCGGCTGCCGCATGTTCGAGTACGAGGCGCGTGGCAAGACCATGAGGCTGCACTACTGGTCGGTGCCGGCCGAGGCGATGGACTCCCCGGCCCTGATGGCACCCTGGGCCCAGCGCGCCGTGGAGGCGGCACTCCGGGCGCGGGCCCCGGTGCGGCGAGGAAAGCGCACGCTGAAAATCTGA
- a CDS encoding tripartite tricarboxylate transporter substrate binding protein, which translates to MNELNIRRRSVLLGAAAGAAGLALPQLALAADTYPERPITFICPWPAGGTADASMRAICQTAARVLKQPIAVENRAGAAGMIGAKAIASAKADGYTIGQIPISVTRFSQLGTLQADPRKDFTYLARTSGQTFGIAVQPGSRFKTLQEMVAHAKANPGKVTYAHAGVGGATHVGMEEFALAAGIQLNAIAYKGGAAALQDTLGGQVDMLADSSSWAPHVEAGKLRLLATWGEQRTPRFKDTPTLKELGFKVVVDAPNGIGAPAGLPPEVEKKLREALRVAVLSEEFKAVADRIDAPVMYLDGPDYRKYVGQVYEHETQLIERLKLKELLAKG; encoded by the coding sequence ATGAATGAACTGAACATCCGCCGCCGCAGCGTGCTGCTGGGCGCCGCCGCCGGCGCGGCCGGCCTGGCCCTGCCGCAGCTGGCGCTGGCGGCCGACACCTACCCCGAGCGGCCGATCACCTTCATCTGCCCCTGGCCGGCCGGCGGCACCGCCGACGCGTCGATGCGCGCCATCTGCCAGACGGCCGCGCGCGTGCTCAAGCAGCCGATCGCGGTGGAGAATCGCGCCGGCGCCGCCGGCATGATCGGCGCCAAGGCGATCGCCTCGGCCAAGGCGGACGGCTACACCATCGGCCAGATCCCGATTTCGGTGACGCGCTTTTCGCAGCTGGGCACGCTGCAGGCCGACCCGCGCAAGGATTTCACCTACCTCGCCCGCACCTCGGGCCAGACCTTCGGCATCGCCGTGCAGCCCGGCTCGCGCTTCAAGACGCTGCAGGAGATGGTGGCCCACGCCAAGGCCAACCCCGGCAAGGTCACCTATGCGCACGCGGGCGTCGGTGGCGCCACGCACGTCGGCATGGAAGAGTTCGCGCTGGCCGCGGGCATCCAGCTCAACGCCATTGCGTACAAGGGCGGCGCCGCCGCGCTGCAGGATACGCTGGGCGGGCAGGTCGACATGCTGGCCGACTCCAGCTCCTGGGCGCCGCACGTGGAAGCTGGCAAGCTGCGCCTGCTGGCCACCTGGGGCGAACAGCGCACGCCGCGCTTCAAGGACACGCCCACGCTCAAGGAGCTGGGCTTCAAGGTGGTGGTCGATGCGCCCAACGGCATCGGCGCGCCGGCCGGCCTGCCGCCGGAGGTCGAGAAGAAGCTGCGCGAGGCGCTGCGCGTCGCTGTCCTGAGCGAGGAGTTCAAGGCTGTGGCCGACCGCATCGATGCACCGGTGATGTATTTGGACGGTCCCGACTACCGCAAGTACGTGGGGCAGGTGTACGAGCACGAGACCCAGTTGATCGAGCGCCTCAAGCTGAAGGAGTTGCTGGCCAAGGGTTGA
- a CDS encoding UxaA family hydrolase, with the protein MSPLIRLHPDDNVLVARAPLALGQVLDDFGVKLRAQVPAGHKVAARRIARGEPVYKYNAVIGVAARDIEPGDYVHSHNLALADFERDPGFGLDVRPVDYVPEDQRARFQGYVREDGRVGTRNFIGILSSVNCSATVISRIAAHFTPERLRDFPNVDGVAAFAQTTGCGMSSPSAHFDLLRRTLAGYARHPNLAGVLIVGLGCERNQVADLVDSQGLERGRLLRTMVMQEVGGTQETIAAGIRAVEEMLPLANAYRRQPVPASHIKVGLECGGSDGFSGITANPALGAAMDILVRHGGTAILSETPEIHGVEYMLTRRAVSPEVGRKLLQRLDWWKEYTRGHNGQFNGVVGPGNQAGGLANIFEKSLGSAMKGGTTPLQGVYEYAEPIDRSGFVFMDSPGYDPVAVTGQIASGANLICFTTGRGSMFGSKPAPTIKLATNSAMYEKLKGDMDVNCGAILDGELDVPAMGQRIFEAILRHASGEPTKSESLGLGDHEFVPWHLGIVS; encoded by the coding sequence ATGAGTCCCCTGATCCGCCTGCATCCCGACGACAACGTCCTGGTCGCCCGCGCGCCGCTGGCGCTGGGCCAGGTCCTGGACGACTTCGGCGTGAAGCTGCGCGCCCAGGTGCCGGCCGGCCACAAGGTCGCCGCGCGCCGCATCGCCCGCGGCGAACCGGTCTACAAGTACAACGCGGTGATCGGCGTGGCCGCGCGCGACATCGAGCCGGGCGACTACGTCCATTCGCACAACCTGGCGCTGGCCGATTTCGAGCGCGACCCGGGCTTCGGCCTGGACGTGCGGCCGGTGGACTACGTCCCCGAGGACCAGCGCGCCCGCTTCCAGGGCTATGTGCGCGAGGACGGCCGGGTCGGCACCCGCAATTTCATCGGCATCCTCAGTTCGGTCAACTGCTCGGCGACCGTCATCAGCCGCATCGCCGCGCACTTCACTCCCGAGCGGCTGCGCGACTTCCCGAACGTCGACGGCGTGGCGGCCTTCGCGCAGACCACCGGCTGCGGCATGTCCTCGCCCAGCGCGCACTTCGACCTGCTGCGTCGCACGCTGGCCGGCTATGCGCGCCACCCGAACCTGGCCGGCGTGCTGATCGTCGGCCTGGGCTGCGAGCGCAACCAGGTGGCCGACCTGGTGGACTCGCAAGGCCTGGAACGCGGCCGCCTGCTGCGCACCATGGTCATGCAGGAGGTCGGCGGCACGCAGGAGACCATCGCCGCCGGCATCCGCGCGGTGGAGGAGATGCTGCCGCTGGCCAATGCCTACCGGCGCCAGCCGGTGCCGGCCAGCCACATCAAGGTGGGCCTGGAGTGCGGCGGCTCCGACGGCTTCTCCGGCATCACCGCCAACCCCGCGCTCGGCGCGGCCATGGACATCCTGGTGCGCCATGGCGGCACCGCCATCCTGTCGGAGACGCCCGAGATCCACGGCGTGGAATACATGCTCACGCGCCGCGCCGTGTCGCCCGAGGTCGGCCGCAAGCTGCTGCAGCGGCTGGACTGGTGGAAGGAATACACCCGCGGCCACAACGGGCAGTTCAACGGCGTGGTCGGCCCGGGCAACCAGGCCGGCGGCCTGGCCAACATCTTCGAGAAGTCGCTGGGTTCCGCCATGAAAGGCGGCACCACGCCGCTGCAGGGCGTGTACGAGTACGCAGAGCCCATCGACCGCAGCGGCTTCGTGTTCATGGACTCGCCGGGCTACGACCCGGTGGCCGTGACCGGCCAGATCGCCAGCGGCGCCAACCTGATCTGCTTCACCACCGGACGCGGCTCGATGTTCGGCTCCAAACCCGCGCCCACCATCAAGCTGGCCACCAACAGCGCGATGTACGAGAAGCTCAAGGGCGATATGGACGTCAACTGCGGCGCCATCCTCGACGGCGAGCTGGACGTGCCGGCGATGGGCCAGCGCATCTTCGAGGCGATCCTGCGCCATGCCTCCGGCGAGCCGACCAAGAGCGAGTCGCTGGGGCTGGGCGACCACGAGTTCGTGCCCTGGCACCTGGGCATCGTGAGCTGA
- a CDS encoding LysR substrate-binding domain-containing protein has translation MSRIDRALRSNLKLRHLQLVVALDQFRHLGRTAEFLAVSQPAVSRMLGEVESMLGLSLFLRSTRGTEPTPAGASIVRFARQVLAEYERTREEIAAEESGASGRVRIGSMVVALPTVVGPAVELLKRRAAQATVLVEEGDLTQLLPKLRIGELDLFVGRLEPGYASPDLVTEALYNEPMRAVVRPQHALAGKRRVAWSDLASLPCVLPPPWASLRVKLEQQFFRYGLPPPVDLVESASFLAQLAFIHERDAVAFMADSVARHGEQLGVVKALRLDVAVDLPPVGMITLRGQRPTAATAQFMECVRKVAKKD, from the coding sequence ATGAGCCGAATCGACCGCGCCCTGCGTTCCAACCTCAAGCTGCGCCACCTGCAGCTGGTGGTGGCGCTCGACCAGTTCCGCCACCTGGGCCGCACGGCCGAGTTCCTCGCGGTCAGCCAGCCGGCCGTCTCGCGCATGCTGGGCGAGGTGGAAAGCATGCTGGGCCTGAGCCTGTTCCTGCGCTCCACCCGCGGCACCGAGCCGACGCCGGCGGGCGCCTCCATCGTCCGCTTTGCCCGCCAGGTGCTGGCGGAGTACGAGCGCACGCGCGAGGAGATCGCGGCGGAGGAAAGCGGCGCCAGCGGCCGCGTCCGCATCGGCTCCATGGTGGTGGCACTGCCGACCGTGGTCGGGCCGGCGGTGGAACTGCTCAAGCGCCGGGCGGCGCAGGCCACCGTGCTGGTGGAAGAAGGCGACCTCACGCAGCTGCTGCCCAAGCTGCGCATCGGCGAGCTGGACCTGTTCGTCGGGCGGCTGGAGCCCGGCTATGCCTCGCCCGACCTGGTGACGGAGGCGCTGTACAACGAACCCATGCGGGCGGTGGTGCGCCCGCAGCACGCGCTGGCCGGCAAGCGGCGGGTCGCCTGGTCCGACCTCGCATCGCTGCCCTGCGTGCTGCCGCCGCCCTGGGCGTCACTGCGGGTCAAGCTGGAGCAGCAGTTCTTCCGCTATGGGCTGCCCCCGCCGGTCGACCTGGTGGAGAGCGCCTCCTTCCTGGCGCAGCTGGCGTTCATCCACGAACGGGACGCGGTCGCCTTCATGGCGGATTCGGTGGCCCGGCATGGCGAGCAGCTCGGCGTGGTCAAGGCCCTGCGCCTGGATGTGGCGGTGGACCTGCCGCCGGTGGGCATGATCACCCTGCGCGGCCAGCGGCCGACCGCGGCGACCGCGCAGTTCATGGAATGCGTCCGCAAGGTCGCGAAGAAGGACTGA
- a CDS encoding alpha/beta fold hydrolase, which translates to MNTLHPLKHVEAGVLAVAFHEAGPPDGPPVFLMHGFPYDIHAYAEVVPQLAASGCRVLVPYLRGYGSTRFLRTDTPRSGEQAALGADLLALMDALAIRRAVLAGYDWGGRACCVVAALWPQRCRGLVSLNSYNIFDHARALEPDTPENERKLWYQYYFHSERGREGLRRDRRGIARLLWRTWSPCWNFDEATFERSAAAFDNPDFVDVVIHSYRHRYRLVDGDPAYAAIEQALAAQPPITVPAITFDGADDGVRPASPASAHAGRFTGSREHRVLPKVGHNLPQEAPVAFAEAVLQLVRAA; encoded by the coding sequence ATGAACACGCTGCATCCGCTCAAGCACGTCGAGGCCGGCGTGCTCGCCGTCGCCTTTCACGAAGCCGGGCCGCCGGACGGGCCACCCGTGTTCCTGATGCACGGCTTCCCCTACGACATCCACGCCTATGCCGAGGTCGTGCCGCAACTGGCCGCGTCGGGCTGCCGGGTGCTCGTTCCCTACCTGCGCGGCTATGGTTCCACGCGCTTCCTGCGCACGGACACCCCGCGCTCGGGCGAGCAGGCGGCACTCGGCGCGGACCTGCTGGCGCTGATGGATGCGCTGGCCATTCGGCGCGCCGTGCTGGCCGGCTACGACTGGGGCGGCCGCGCCTGCTGCGTCGTCGCCGCGCTCTGGCCGCAGCGCTGCCGCGGCCTGGTTTCGCTCAACAGCTACAACATCTTCGATCACGCACGCGCGCTGGAGCCGGACACGCCGGAGAACGAGCGCAAGCTCTGGTACCAGTACTACTTCCATTCGGAACGCGGACGCGAGGGCCTGCGCCGCGACCGGCGCGGCATCGCTCGCCTGCTCTGGCGCACCTGGTCGCCCTGCTGGAACTTCGACGAGGCGACCTTCGAGCGCTCGGCCGCGGCCTTCGACAACCCCGACTTCGTCGACGTGGTGATCCACTCGTACCGCCACCGCTATCGGCTGGTCGATGGCGATCCGGCCTATGCCGCGATCGAGCAGGCGCTCGCGGCCCAGCCACCCATCACGGTGCCCGCGATCACCTTCGATGGCGCGGACGACGGCGTGCGGCCGGCCTCGCCCGCATCGGCACATGCCGGTCGCTTCACCGGCAGCCGCGAGCACCGCGTCCTGCCGAAGGTGGGCCACAACCTGCCCCAGGAGGCGCCCGTGGCTTTCGCGGAAGCGGTGCTGCAGCTGGTGCGCGCGGCCTGA